The nucleotide sequence CTTGCAGGAGCGTGCCAACCTCGTTCACGTATCCGAGCGGATCCAGCCGGACGGGGACGGCCTCCACGTAGACCATGGGGAGGCGGCCGCGGGCTTCGAAGAGGTCCTCATCAGAAAGCCAGCCTGGATACGGGTCCGGTGTACGTACGCTCATGGTTAAGTTCTACCGCATCCCCGGCCGAAGTTCCGTGGAGGCATTCCGGTTGCCGGGGCCGTTACGCTCTCGGCTGTATTACGGATGGGAGCCGGGGGCCTTCTCCACCACAATCGACGCCGGCGCGGAACCGCCCACGGCATCCGGATTGGCCACGTACAGGACGTCCTCGCTGATCCTCGCCTCGATGTCCGCTGCCTTCAGCCGTCCCAGCAAGGATTCCAGGTCGCCGTCGTATTCGAACGCGAGGTCGCCGTTGGTGCTGTCCGCGCCGTGGATTACCCGCAGGACGCCGCCGTTCTTCGTGGTGAAGGAGGCCGATTCGTCGTCGTCGGCGCGTGGGCGTGCGCCGATGTTCCGGAGGTCGACGGCGGCCAGGGCCACCAGCGGGCTGACCCAGGTCGCCACGACAGTGAGGGCGGGATCAGCGTCGGCGGACGTGGCCCAGGAGCCATCAGCGGCACGCGTGGCCGGGAAGGCGAAGAACTCGAATCCGTCGTCCGAGGAGATCCGGACGGCAGGCCCGTCGGGGCCATGGTGGACTTCGGCCTGCGTGCCGTCGTCGTCGGTACGCCGCGCGAACTCTTCCAAATCTCCTGCCTCGACGCTGAAGACCGTGCTGCCATCCAGGGGGTGTCCGTGCTCCACACGCCCCAGGGCGACGCGCCCGGAACCGGCGTCGAACTCCAACCAGTCACCGTCCTCGACGGTCACCACCAAACCCAGGGCCCGCATGAGTACGGACCACTGTTCCGGACGGGACGTGTAATGGATGGGGCGTGCGCGCAACATTGGTCCTCCAGGTTCTGGGCGTCGTTCCAAGCCTATTCCGCGTGCCCGTATCGGGTCCCGCCCTTTCACCAGCAGAATGGGACCATGCCCATTGAGCTTGAGGAATTGGTAGTCAAAGACGGCACGGCCTGGCGCGCCTGGCTGGCTGAACACGCAGCAGAGAGCCCTGGCGTGTGGTTGATCCTGCACAAAAAGGGCGGCAACGTCACGGAACTGGACTACGACGCCGCCCTGGACGAGGCCCTGTGTTTCGGTTGGATCGACGGGCAGTCCAGGAGCCGGGACGCCGAAAGCTACTTCCAGCGCATGACCCCGCGGGGTCGCCGCAGCATCTGGTCCGCGCGGAATGTGGGCCATATTGCCCGGCTCGAAGCCGAGGGCAGGATGACCGACGCCGGCCGCGCGGCCGTCGACGCTGCGAAAGCCGACGGCCGCTGGGAGGCTGCCTACGCCGGCCCTGCCGACTCCGTGGTTCCGGACGACCTCGCCGCTGCCATCGCCGCTGTTCCTGAGGCGCAGGCCATGTTCGACGTCCTCACGTCCCAGAACCGCTTCGCCCTGGTCCACCGCACCAACCTGGTCAAGCGGGCCGATACCCGGGCGCGCAAAATCGCCGGGTTCGTGGAGATGCTGTCCCGCCACGAAACGCCTTATCCGCAAAAGAAACAGCCCGCCACACCCCCGAAACCCGCCGGCTAAAGCGTGGCGGCGGCCTCGAAAGTCATCCAGGCCTGGAGTTGGGTGGAAAGTTCGACGCCGGCACCCGCCGGATAGGTCTCGGTCGCCGGACTCAGGGGGTTGGGGGAGAAGAGCAACGGAGTGTGTCCTGTCGGCGTGCCGCGCACCAATTCCGGTGCTTCACGGCGGCCTGTCCAAAAGGCCCCGGCGGTGGCGAGGACCAGTTCGCGGGCAACCGTGCGCGCCTCCAAGGGAAGCCGTTCGTCCCGTCCCGCCAAAGCGAGGTAGCGGACCAGGATCCCGGTGAACAGGCCGCCGTCGCCGGTTCCATCGCCTCGGATCACCCGGGTGCCGGGAACCGTCAACTCCCGGTCAGTGGCCGCCACCAGCTGCGCTGCCCGTTCAAGGTTGTCCGGGCCGCCGAGTTCCAGCAGCGCCCCAAGAACCGGGCCTTGGTTGTAGGTGTACACGGCTTCCTCCAGGACGGGTTCACCGTTCCTGATCCGGATCCCGTCCTGATAAACGCCGCGTTCGGGATGAAGCAGCCTGGAATTGAGCCATCCCACCAGGGCCTGTGCCCGCTCGCGGCGGCCGGTCCGGGCGAAATACAGGGCCACGGGTGCGGTAGCAGGAGTGTTCTTGAAGTCCCTCTTGGTACTCCAGAACGTCCCGCCGCCCAGATCGTCAGTGGACGCAGAATCGAACTGCAGCGTCAACCGTTTTTGGATGTACGCGTTGCGTCGGCGCCCCGGTTTCCGGGTCTCCTCCGCGAGCCTTTCGAGCCTGAGCGTTGAGAGGGCGAGCCATGCCATGTCGTCGTAGTAGTGGTTCTCGAACCTGAACAGGTTCCTTAGCCGGATAGTGGTGACCAGCCGGGAAGCGAGCCTTCCGGCGCTCGGGCGGGACCCGCCGTCGAACCTTGTTTTCCTGGCGAGCTCCCGGCGACCCGTGTCCACCAGGCAATCCACATAATGTGCCTGCCACCAGTAGTGCCAGGGGCCCAGCAGGCTGCGGAGCGTGTTCCCCGGGATCCTGATGGCGCCGATGTGCGTGCCGGGCAGGAAGAGCAGCCGCCGCCCGAAGCTGCGGGTCACGGAACGGGCTGCCTGGTCGGCGCGGCCGGCCCAATCGGCATCATCCGGGGTGGGGAGCGGTTGGTTGTCGAGGGCATCGTGCACGGGCATGGGAACAGCCTATCCGGGGACCGGGCGTGCACTGGCTCACAATTCCAGTTAACATGCATTAACGGATTTGGGTTCTGCATCAAGGAGGATGGATGGACATCAACGGCACGGTGGCACTGGTCACTGGAGGAGCTTCAGGTTTGGGCGCTGCCACCGCAAAGCGCCTGTTCGACGCCGGAGCATCAGTGGTTCTGGTGGACCTGCCCCAGTCCGCAGGCGAGGCCTACGCGGCGGAACTCAACGCCGGGAGCAGCGGAGGCAAGGCGGTCTTCGCTCCTGCGGACGTCACCAACGAGGCCCAGGTCCAGGCCGCCGTGGACGCGGCGACATCACTGGGGCCGCTGCGCATCGTGGTCAACTGCGCCGGTATCGCGACGCCGGGAAAGGTCCTCGGCCGGGACGGCGTCCTGCCCTTGGAGACCTTCAACAAAGTGATCCAAATAAACCTCATCGGCACGTTCAACGTGATCCGGCTGGCAGCTGCTTCCATGGTGGAAACAGAACCGGTGACCACCGGGCTGGGTGGTCCCGAACGCGGCGTCATCATCAACACCGCATCCGTGGCGGCCTTCGAAGGCCAGATCGGTCAGCCCGCCTACGCCGCCTCCAAGGGAGCGGTGGCTGCCATGACGCTGCCGCTGGCGCGCGAGCTGGCGCGCTCGCTGATCCGGGTGGACACCATTGCCCCGGGCATCTTTGAAACACCCATGATGGCCGGACTTCCCCAAGCGGCCCAGGACTCGCTGGGCCAGCAGGTCCCGCACCCCGCACGCCTGGGCCGGGCCGCCGAATACGCCAACCTGGCCGCGCACATCGTGGAAAACGCCATGTTGAACGGTGAAACCATCCGCCTGGATGGGGCCATCCGGATGGGCATCAAATGATGGGCGACTACAGCGGCACACCGGTAACGGCGGGATCCTCAGGTGGCACCCAGGCGTCAGCAGCGGATCTTCCCACAGCGGACTTCTTCGACTTCGAGTCGCTCCTGAGCGTCCAGGAACAGCGGAAACTCAACGAACTCCGGGCGTTTCTCGCCTCCGAGATCGCGCCGTACGCCGGGCAATGGTGGGAGAAAGCGGAATTTCCGGAGCATATCCTGCCGAAACTCGCCGCGCTGCGGCTCAGCGCGCCGGCCCAGCGGGGGTATACCCATCTTTTCGCCGGCCTGGTCATCGCGGAGATGACGCGCGTCGACACCTCGATCGCCACCTTCTTCATGGTCCACCACGATCTCTTCGTCGAGTCCCTGTACGACTTCGGCAGCGACTCCCAGCAGGACCGCTACCTCGACGACGCCTCGAACCTCCGCACCACAGGCGCCTTTGCGCTCACCGAACCGGACCACGGTTCCGACGTCGCCGGTGGCATGGAAACCACGGCCCGCCGCGTGGCACGCCCAGCGTCCGACGGCGGCGACTACTGGGTGCTCAACGGCGCCAAGCGCTGGATCGGCAACGGGACGTTCTGCGATTACATGCTGGTATGGGCCAAGGACGAAGCCGACGGAGCCGTGCGGGCATTCATCGTGGACGCTTCGTTGCCCGGCATCACCAGGAGCCGGATCGAGAACAAAATCGCACTCCGGACCGTGCAGAACGCCGACATCGTCTTCAGGGACGTGGAAGTGGCCGAGGCAGACAGGTTCTCAGGCATCAGCAGCTTTGCCGACACCAACCACCTTCTGCGCGGCTCCCGCATCATGGTCGCCTGGCAGGCGGTAGGCCAGCAGTTGGCCGCTTTCGACGTCGCCCGGCAGTACGCCGTCGAGCGCTTGCAGTTTGGAAAGCCGCTGGCCAGGTTCCAGCTCATCCAGCAGCACCTGGTGGAAATGCTCGGTAACGCGGTGGCCAGCATGGGGATGATGGTCCGCATAGCCCAACTGCAGGAGGATATCTTCACTGACGCGCATGGTCTCCGGCACGGTGGTGCGGATATGGCCCAAGTGGCGCTCGCGAAGGCCTACTGCAGTGCGCGGATGCGCGAAACCGTGGCGCGGGGCCGTTCCATCCTGGGCGGGAACGGGATCGTCACCGATTACCGGATGGCCAAGATCTTCGCTGACGCCGAGGCAATCTACACCTACGAAGGCTCCTATGAGATCAACTCGCTGATCGTAGGCCGCGCCGTGACGGGCGTTTCCGCTATCGCCTAGGCCCAGGCCGGAGCCGGGGCTGCCTAGGCCTGGGGGACCTTCTCACCGGCCTCCACCCGGACGTCGATCGAATTTCCCCGGACGGGCATGGGGCAGGTGCCGTATGGGGTGAAGGCGCTGGGGTAGTTGATGGCACGGTTGAAATCGATCACCACCGAGCCGTCAGGCCGGGGCCGGGGAATGAAGACCTTGCGCCACTCGTCCGTTGTGTCGCCATTGGTTTCATCGTGGAACGTGACGTTGAGCGCGCCGAGCTTCTCCGCCTCGGCATGGAGCCGGATCCCGTGCCCGATGCCGGGGACTTGGAAAACAACCTCGCCCACGGAACGGTGTACGCCGTCCACCAGGGGGTTGGCCGTTCCGATGGGGACGTCCTGGGGTTCTTCATACGGCTCGAAGCGGCCAGTGACCACCCAGTCAGGGTTGTAGTCGTAGGTCGGCACGCCCGTGAACTCTGTCAGGACCGGAGATGCGTCATCCCGGGTCCGGATGGCGTACTTGTCGGCACGCATGGCCAGCTCAACCACTACCTGCTTGCCGTCTGCGCCTCCGCACTGGACCCACATCAGGGATTCTTCGTCTTCCAAGACCGCGCTGATGGTGCCGTCCACCTTGTCACCGCTGGCCACCAATGTGAGGCCGTCTGCGGCGCTGGCAGTCAGAAATGCTGTTGTTCCGTCAGTGGACCAGAGCCCGGGCGCGAGCTCGACCTCGGACGGTTCTTCGGCCAGCCACTGGAAGGAGGTCAGGGTCAGCCAGCCATGCCCTGTGGCAAGCGCTGAGTTACGGCCCTCACGGAACCGCTCCCATCGGGCGATCCGCGGGTCGGTTGCTGTGGCAGATGAACTCATGGCTCTCCTTGGCTGGCGGTGGTGCGTTGGTGCACTTTCCTCAACCATGCACCGGGCTGCGGCATTCCCCGAATTCCTGTCGCCGGCACATGGCGTTGGAACGGCTCGCGCTGGCCCCCAACCCATGCCAGCGCGAGCCGCGTTTGATGGTCGATCCCCGGAGAGCCCGGGAACGATCCATCAGAGGGTGAGTGGCCGTACCGCGCATTTCATGACGCGATGGAACCGGGTCTTAGCTCGATTCGAAGAAAGAGACCACCGGGGCTTTGGAGGGGGCGGCTGTTGATACTGCCGCCGTCCCTCCTGCCAGTGGATAGAACTTGATGCGCGACGGCCTGAGGGCGCCGTCACCGACCTCCTCCATGGCTGTTCTGCATTTCATCACCCGGGCGAGGTTGCCTTCACTGAGCGGAAAGAGAACATGGACCGCGGAGTCCAAGTACATGGCTGTGGCGCCTGTTCCACCCAGTTGCGCCTTGACGACCTCCCCTATGAGGGCCAGCAACGTCCAGCAATGACTGCGGGTTTCCTGCGGGCCGGGAACCGAGATGACGGCCAGTGCGTGTGCCCCCTGACATTCAGTGGCGATCCCGGACACTTCATGGATGCGTCGCTGAAAATGGGCTTTGCTGGCCAGGCCCGTGTACACGTCGGTGCAGGAAATGGGCGGGGCCGTCTCAGCAACTTCCGCCCAGCCTTCTGCCAATGATTGGAGGGCATCGATGTCCAGGGATTGTTTGGCCGCAGTAAAAAGTGCCCTGAAATCCGTCATGGTCTCGCCGATACTCACTCCGTTCCTCGCCCTGGCGGCGCCCAGGGATTTGGCTGAGGTTGCCGGAACCGCCGCGCTTGTGGCGAGGGAAGTCACCACGGAGCGGACCTCCGGCTGAAACCAATCCGAGCGGAAACGCCAGCCGGCCTGATAGCTGGTGCTCTGCCATCTGCGCAGCAGAAGGTGCCGCGCAAAGGTGCATTCGCCCAGTGATTTGGTGCGGAACGATGTCATATTCGAGCAGTGCACTTTTCGGGCGTTTCGTGACGAAACAGCTCCAAGAGATCGTTGGTAAACATTGTGGACAAATTCGCGTCACGACTCCCGGGCGACCCCCACTTCATATGTATGGGCAGGGTTCATTACGTTTTGGGGGCGCTTAGATGGCACGGCGGTCACGCTCGAGCAACAAATCAAACCGCGGAGTCAACGACGATGGACATCTGATTGAGCTGGTCCGCAGCGGGGATATGTCGGCCTTTAACCACCTGTATGAGCGGCACGTAGCCATTGCCTCCACCGTTGCCAAGCGCAATGTGGACAATCCGAGCGATGCTGAAGATGTCGTGGCCGAGGCCTTCCAATCAGTTCTTCAGAGCCTGGTGGCCGGCAAAGGCCCGGACACATTCTTCCGGGCATATCTGTTGTCCACGGTGACCCGGTTGTCGCATCAGCAGAATCGTAAGAGCAGCAGGGTTGTTCCCAGCGGGGATGATTCGGTGCTGGACCAGACCATGGCCGAGCCCGATGCCGCCGTCCAGGCTTTCGAGTCGAGCACGGTGGCCCGGGCGTTCCGCTCATTGCCGGAACGGTGGCAGGCAGTCCTGTGGTACCTGGACGTTGAACGCATGAAACCGGCGGCTGTTGCGCCAATACTGGGAGTGTCGGCCAACGCCGTTTCCGCTTTGGCTGTACGAGCCCGTGAAGGTCTGCGGAGACAGTACCTGCAGTTCCACCTTGACGAAAAAGCCGAGGGCGCCTGCGCGGAGTTTGTCACGAAGCTCGGCTACTTCATTCGCGGCGGCCTCTCCAGCGGTGCCGAGGCCAAAGTCCGCGGACACTTGCGCGGCTGTGCAGAATGTACGGCAGCCCTCGCCGAGCTGAACGATGTCCAAGGAACCATGCGTGCCGTGCTTCTGCCCCTGATCACGGGCATCCCGCTTGCAGCATGGGTGGGGAAAGGTGCCGGACTTGGGATGCTGGGCGGGATTCTGCCGGTCAAGGGTTTCCTTGCCGTACCTGCGCTTGCGCAGCCGGCGGTCATGGCCCTCTCCACTGCTGCCGCCGTTGGATTGGTGCTCGGTGCCGTGGGAATCGTCGACCTCATTTCGCCCGATGCTTCATTGGAGCCCCGGGCCCTTGAAACCGGCGCTGTGCATGTGGATCCCAGTCCATGGCCCTTCATACCCCCGCTCCCACCTACACCCACTACCGCGCCCACACCTGCCCCTGCTCCCGTGGAAGAGCAACCGGTACCCGTCACTTCCCCTGAACCGGTGGCGACGCCTGCTCCGGTGGCGACGCCGTCCGCCGCCACCGCGCCCAAGCCGCCTTCGACGTCGCTGGCCGTTGTCGGCGGTTCAGCGAAATGGGTCACTACGACGGATCGGAACGGCGCGAAGACTTCCAGCATTTCAAGCTGGGACATCGCTTTCACCGCGTCAGGCACACAACCCCTGGGTAACGGCAAAGTCGTCATTGCGCTGGAAAACGGTGACCTGATCCAAGCCAGGTCCGTTGCGGCTCCTGATGGTTGGTCGTGTTCGGCAGCAAGTTCCAATGCTGTCTCCTGTGTAACGGATTCAGTCCAGAGGAGCGACCTCCACTTCCATCTGGAGTCCGCCCCCAAAGTGCCCAATACCGGCGGAGTGCTCAGGTACTCCCTCAGCGGCACGGGGCTCACGCCGGCCAACTTTGCCTGCGAGTACTGAGGGGAGTTGCGATGGTGCGGGTGTTGGTGACAGGTGTTGGCGGTTCGGCCGGGCTTTCTTTGTCCCGTCAGTTGCGGGACCAAGGACACTGGGTTTTGGGCGTTGACATGCGGCGGGTCCACGCTTCGGCGGCAGATGCTTTGGCAGTGGTTTCGCCAGTCGACGCACCGGCGTATTTGTGGGAGCTGCGCGGACTCGTGGCGGCCCACGGGATCGAGTTGGTCATCCCTACGGTGAACGCGGAGCTGCTCACCGCCTCGGTTGCCCGGGAAGGTTTCGCGCCAGGGGTGGAGGTGCTGATCGCCGATCCGGCTCCGATGTCCATCGCGCACGACAAATACCTGACGATGGGATGCCTTGCCACCGCGGGGGTGGGAGTTCCCGATTTCGGGTTGCCGGGGGACTTCAGCTCCGTTAACGAGGCCATGGCCAGGATGGGCGGATGCCTGGTGGTGAAGCCAAGGGTTTCGCGTGGTGGCCGGGAGGCGCGGGTGTTGAAAAGACACAGCGACGGCGGCCGGAACGCCGAACGGTTTTGGCGTTCCCTGGATGACTCCTGGCTTGTTCAACGCTGTGCCTCCGGAACCGGATACGCGTCAATGGTTCACAGAGATGGAGCAAGCCATGACCACGACACCCTTGTGGTGGTCCTGGAGAAATCCAAGCTCACCCGCGGACGTCCGGACAACGTGGCCCCGCTCAAGAGACTGGAAGCGTCGATGGCACCGGACGTGGCCAGGACGGCAGCGGCAGCGACTGAGGCTTTGGGGCTCACGGGCGCCGCTGCCATCGACATCCGTCGAATGCCCGACGGGCGCCCTGTGGTTGTGGAAGTCAATGCCCGCTTTGGTGCCAACAG is from Paenarthrobacter nicotinovorans and encodes:
- a CDS encoding sigma-70 family RNA polymerase sigma factor, with product MARRSRSSNKSNRGVNDDGHLIELVRSGDMSAFNHLYERHVAIASTVAKRNVDNPSDAEDVVAEAFQSVLQSLVAGKGPDTFFRAYLLSTVTRLSHQQNRKSSRVVPSGDDSVLDQTMAEPDAAVQAFESSTVARAFRSLPERWQAVLWYLDVERMKPAAVAPILGVSANAVSALAVRAREGLRRQYLQFHLDEKAEGACAEFVTKLGYFIRGGLSSGAEAKVRGHLRGCAECTAALAELNDVQGTMRAVLLPLITGIPLAAWVGKGAGLGMLGGILPVKGFLAVPALAQPAVMALSTAAAVGLVLGAVGIVDLISPDASLEPRALETGAVHVDPSPWPFIPPLPPTPTTAPTPAPAPVEEQPVPVTSPEPVATPAPVATPSAATAPKPPSTSLAVVGGSAKWVTTTDRNGAKTSSISSWDIAFTASGTQPLGNGKVVIALENGDLIQARSVAAPDGWSCSAASSNAVSCVTDSVQRSDLHFHLESAPKVPNTGGVLRYSLSGTGLTPANFACEY
- a CDS encoding acyl-CoA dehydrogenase family protein; protein product: MGDYSGTPVTAGSSGGTQASAADLPTADFFDFESLLSVQEQRKLNELRAFLASEIAPYAGQWWEKAEFPEHILPKLAALRLSAPAQRGYTHLFAGLVIAEMTRVDTSIATFFMVHHDLFVESLYDFGSDSQQDRYLDDASNLRTTGAFALTEPDHGSDVAGGMETTARRVARPASDGGDYWVLNGAKRWIGNGTFCDYMLVWAKDEADGAVRAFIVDASLPGITRSRIENKIALRTVQNADIVFRDVEVAEADRFSGISSFADTNHLLRGSRIMVAWQAVGQQLAAFDVARQYAVERLQFGKPLARFQLIQQHLVEMLGNAVASMGMMVRIAQLQEDIFTDAHGLRHGGADMAQVALAKAYCSARMRETVARGRSILGGNGIVTDYRMAKIFADAEAIYTYEGSYEINSLIVGRAVTGVSAIA
- a CDS encoding ATP-grasp domain-containing protein, producing MVRVLVTGVGGSAGLSLSRQLRDQGHWVLGVDMRRVHASAADALAVVSPVDAPAYLWELRGLVAAHGIELVIPTVNAELLTASVAREGFAPGVEVLIADPAPMSIAHDKYLTMGCLATAGVGVPDFGLPGDFSSVNEAMARMGGCLVVKPRVSRGGREARVLKRHSDGGRNAERFWRSLDDSWLVQRCASGTGYASMVHRDGASHDHDTLVVVLEKSKLTRGRPDNVAPLKRLEASMAPDVARTAAAATEALGLTGAAAIDIRRMPDGRPVVVEVNARFGANSAYAPELLERAMRQYAAGQMLRGAV
- a CDS encoding YdeI/OmpD-associated family protein; this encodes MPIELEELVVKDGTAWRAWLAEHAAESPGVWLILHKKGGNVTELDYDAALDEALCFGWIDGQSRSRDAESYFQRMTPRGRRSIWSARNVGHIARLEAEGRMTDAGRAAVDAAKADGRWEAAYAGPADSVVPDDLAAAIAAVPEAQAMFDVLTSQNRFALVHRTNLVKRADTRARKIAGFVEMLSRHETPYPQKKQPATPPKPAG
- a CDS encoding DUF1684 domain-containing protein — protein: MSSSATATDPRIARWERFREGRNSALATGHGWLTLTSFQWLAEEPSEVELAPGLWSTDGTTAFLTASAADGLTLVASGDKVDGTISAVLEDEESLMWVQCGGADGKQVVVELAMRADKYAIRTRDDASPVLTEFTGVPTYDYNPDWVVTGRFEPYEEPQDVPIGTANPLVDGVHRSVGEVVFQVPGIGHGIRLHAEAEKLGALNVTFHDETNGDTTDEWRKVFIPRPRPDGSVVIDFNRAINYPSAFTPYGTCPMPVRGNSIDVRVEAGEKVPQA
- a CDS encoding glycoside hydrolase family 76 protein: MPVHDALDNQPLPTPDDADWAGRADQAARSVTRSFGRRLLFLPGTHIGAIRIPGNTLRSLLGPWHYWWQAHYVDCLVDTGRRELARKTRFDGGSRPSAGRLASRLVTTIRLRNLFRFENHYYDDMAWLALSTLRLERLAEETRKPGRRRNAYIQKRLTLQFDSASTDDLGGGTFWSTKRDFKNTPATAPVALYFARTGRRERAQALVGWLNSRLLHPERGVYQDGIRIRNGEPVLEEAVYTYNQGPVLGALLELGGPDNLERAAQLVAATDRELTVPGTRVIRGDGTGDGGLFTGILVRYLALAGRDERLPLEARTVARELVLATAGAFWTGRREAPELVRGTPTGHTPLLFSPNPLSPATETYPAGAGVELSTQLQAWMTFEAAATL
- a CDS encoding SDR family NAD(P)-dependent oxidoreductase, with product MDINGTVALVTGGASGLGAATAKRLFDAGASVVLVDLPQSAGEAYAAELNAGSSGGKAVFAPADVTNEAQVQAAVDAATSLGPLRIVVNCAGIATPGKVLGRDGVLPLETFNKVIQINLIGTFNVIRLAAASMVETEPVTTGLGGPERGVIINTASVAAFEGQIGQPAYAASKGAVAAMTLPLARELARSLIRVDTIAPGIFETPMMAGLPQAAQDSLGQQVPHPARLGRAAEYANLAAHIVENAMLNGETIRLDGAIRMGIK